In Nocardia sp. NBC_00403, the DNA window AAGCCGGGGAACCTGTAGATGCGACCGCGCCCGGGCGCCTATTACGGCCCCGGGCAACAGCGATCAGTGCGACAGTGCTCAGTTCCGAGTCGTGCGCAACTCCCGCGGCAACGCGAACACCAGCGTCTCATTAGCGGTGGTGACGGGCTGAACATCGGCGAAGCCGTGCTCGGCCAGCATGTCCAGCACACCGCGGACCAGGATTTCCGGCACCGAAGCGCCGGAGGTGATGCCGACCGTCCGCACCCCCTCCAGCCACGCCGGATCCACTTCACGGGCGTAGTCGACCAGGTAGGAAGCCTTGGCGCCGGCGCCGAGGGCCACCTCGACCAGCCGCACCGAGTTCGACGAATTGCGCGAGCCGACCACGATCACCAGATCGCACTCCGGCGCCATCGCCTTGACCGCGACCTGACGGTTCTGGGTGGCGTAGCAGATGTCGTCGCTCGGCGGATCCTGCAGCGAGGGGAACCGCTCGCGCAGCCGCTTGACCGTCTCCATCGTCTCGTCGACGCTGAGCGTGGTCTGCGACAGCCAGATGACCTTGGACTCGTCGCGGACTGTGACGCGATCCACCGAATCGGGACCGTCCACCAGCTGTACATGGTCGGGGGCCTCCCCCGCGGTGCCCTCGACTTCCTCGTGGCCTTCGTGGCCGATCAGCAGGATGTCGTAGTCGTCGCGGGCGAAGCGCTTGGCTTCCTGATGCACCTTGGTCACCAACGGGCAGGTCGCATCGATGGTGTGCAGATTGCGGGCTGCCGCCGACTCGTGCACCGCGGGCGAGACACCATGCGCGGAGAACACCACGACCGCACCCTCCGGCACCTCGTCGGTCTCGTCGACGAAGACAACGCCCTGCTCACGCAGTGTTTCCACGACATGCCGGTTGTGCACGATCTCCTTGCGCACATAGATCGGCGCACCGTGCTTCTCCAGGCTCTTCTCCACCGTTTCCACCGCGCGGTCCACGCCGGCGCAGTACCCACGTGGCTCCGCGAGTAGCACTCGCTTTCCGCCGTCGGCATCGGCAGATCCGGAGCCGGCCGAGCGGGCGATTCCGAGGTTCAAGGATATGGCCGAAGACATGCCGTTCAGCTTACGTGCGCCGGACGAATCGATCAGCGGCCGGTCACCGCCACGACGCCATGGTGCGGAACAATATGGGTGACGTCCGGACATCCGTCTGGGACGAATCGGCCGGAATGGTGGTGGATGACGGTGCCGGACGGTGACACATACGCATCTGTTCTTTGCATAACAACCCGCTTCGGGCAGGCTAGGACCATGTTCCGACCACCATTCCTGGCCCGCGTCGCCGCCGGTGCGGCCGTTTATGCCATCGAAGAAACCCGTCGGCTACCTACGGCGGCAATGAATCTCCCGATCACCGCGATCAGCCAGATGTTGCAGACCACGATGCACATCCAACAGTTCGTGACCAGCCTCGCCCTCAAGGGCGACGCGGTCTTCGAGCAGTTCACCAATAGCCCCGTGGAACAACCCGAGTGGGCCACGTTCGACGAGGACGAGGCACCCGAGCAAACCCTCGGCTCCGATACCCCCGCCACCGCACGATCCAGCCGTTTCGACCTGTACACCGCCGAGGAACCCACCGAATATCGGTCCAACGGCCACAGCTCCGCCGTGCAGACCCTCATCGAACCGGAAACCGCCGAGCAGGAAACCGCTGCCCCCGACACCGACGAGCCCGAGCCGGAGATCACCGAACCGGAAGTCGCCACCCGCTACGACTACGCCAACATGACCCTGGCCCAGCTACGTGCCCGCCTGCGCATGCTGACCGTCGAGGATCTGAGCGCGCTGCTGGATTACGAGCAGCAGACTCGCGCCCGCGCGCCGTTCATCACCATGCTGACGAACCGGATCGCCACCGTGCGGGCCCAGTGACCGAACCCCCGACGTCTTCGTCGACGGTTGGCCGGGTGTCCTCCGGCCAACCCGCCCGTCCGGCCGATTCGGCCAAAGCCGCGCCGGCCAATTCCGCCGAGCAACCGTGGCCGGTGCGTTCGGTGGCCATCAAGGTCGCGCAATGGATCGATCGGCTCGGCAGTATCTGGGTCGAGGGCCAGATCACCCAGATCAATCTGCGCCCCGGCACCCGCACCGCGTTCCTGGTTTTGCGCGATCCATCCGCCGACATGTCGTTGTCGGTGACCTGCGACCCCGACTTGATCCGCAAATCGCCTGTCCCGCTGCAAGAAGGCAGCAGGGTGGTGGTCTATGGCAAGCTTTCGTTCTTCACCGGCCGCGGCACAGTGTCATTGCGCGTCATCGAGATTCGCCCGGTCGGCATCGGTGAGCTGCTGGCCCGCATCGAACGCCTGAAGGCGCTGCTCGGCGCCGAGGGTCTGTTCGATCCCCGGCTGAAGCGACCGATCCCATTCCTGCCCAAGACCGTCGGCCTCATCACCGGCCGGGCCAGCGCCGCCGAGCGAGATGTCCTCACCGTGGCCCGCAATCGTTGGCCCGCAGTGCATTTCGAGATTCGCAATACCGCGGTGCAGGGCCCGACCGCGGTGCCGCAAATGCTGGAGGCGCTGGCCGAGCTCGACCGCGACCCAGCCGTCGAGGTGATTGTGCTCGCCCGCGGCGGCGGCAGCGTCGAGGATCTGCTGGCCTTCTCCGACGAGGCACTGTGCCGCGCGATCGTCGCCGCGACCACCCCGATCGTCAGCGCGATCGGCCACGAACCCGACAACCCGCTCAGCGATCTGGTCGCCGACCTGCGCGCGGCCACCCCCACCGACGCCGCCAAGCGCATCGTGCCCGACGCCGCCGCCGAGCTGGCCGGTGTGCGCGATATGCGAGCTCGCTCGGCGGCCGCGCTGCGCGGCTGGGTCGACCGCGAAACCAGGGCGCTGGTGCAGCTGCGTTCCCGGCCGGTACTCGCCGATCCACTGCGCGAACTCGAACGCCGCTACGAAGAAGTCGAACGACTGCGCACTGCGACCAGACGCACCGCCGAACATCTGATCCGCACCGAAGCCACGGCAACGCGCCATCTACGCGAGAAGTTGACCGCGGTGGGCCCGGCCGCGACGCTGGCCCGTGGCTACGCTGTCGTGCAGCGTGTGAACGGTAAGGAGCGGCATGTAGTGCGCTCGATCGACGACGCGCCCGCGGGCAGTCAGCTGCGTATCCGCGTCGCCGACGGCGCCGTGACCGCCGCCGCGCTCGGCACCCAACAGCTCGGCACCCGAACAGTGGTCGCCGAGCCCACCGAAAACACCGAAGCAGGGAGGAAATGACCGTGGCCGACTCCGGCAAGGACGCCGACACCGAGCTGGCCGAGATCGCCACCTTCGGCTATGAACGCGCCCGCGACGAACTGGTCAACGTCGTGAAAATGCTCGAGCAGGGCGGTATGGACCTCGACGATTCGCTCGCGCTGTGGGAGCGCGGCGAGGCACTGGCCAACCGCTGCGAGGAACATCTCGCCGGCGCACGTAAGCGCGTCGAGGACGCTTTGTCCCGATCCGAGGCCGAGTCCGAATAAGCCGGAGGAGCAGTAATGACCATTCGTCGCGCCACCCCCGACATCCGCACCGACGACATGGAGAGCAGCCGCGAGTTCTACAAGCTGCTCGGCTTCGAAGAGGCCATGGATCTCGGCTGGGTGGTGACGATGGCCTCGCCCTCCAACCCGACCGCCCAGGTCCTGCTCGTCGGCCCGGAAGCCGAACAGCTGCAACCCGATATGAGCGTCGAGGTCGACGAGGTCGATGCCGTGCACGACGACATGGTCGCCGCGGGCGCCGACATCGTGTACGCACTGCGCGACGAACCATGGGGCGTGCGCCGCTTTTTCGTCCGCGACCCGAGCGGCACCATCGTCAACGTGGTGAACCACCGCTGACGGGCCGTTCCCGCTCGACCCGCGGTTCCCGCATCGTCGGCCCACCCTCGCCATCCGGTTTGCACCGGGCAGCGCGACCGGCGCGCGGTTCGAGTGGTGCACACCCGCCCCACACGCCGGTCCCGGCGATCAGTCCGCCGCGATAATGCGGAAGCGGGCCTTATCGTCTGCTGTAGCCCAGTGCTGGAATCCGGCCTTCTCCAGTACGCGGATCGAGGCCGGGTTCGACAGCTCCACATTCGCGTATACGGTGTGCACTTCCGTTGTGGTCAGCGCGAATTCGGCGAGGGCGCTGGTCGACTCGGTCGCGTACCCGCGACCCTGCCGCGAGCCGACGACGCCGTATCCGATCTCCAGCGCACCGTCCACCGGCGGCCAGAACAGGCCGAGCGAGCCGACGACGAGGCCGGTTTCGCATTCGATGATCTGGCGGTGGCCGTACTCGGTCAACCAGCCGGGATGCTCCGCGACGAGGGAGACGATGACGCGGTCGCCCTCGGCGGGGAAGTCCTCAGCCCAGTGGGCGAGGCGGCGGCCGTCCAGTACGGCGGCCACCTCATCGGCGGTCCACGATCGCAGCATGAGGCGATCGGTGATCAAGTCGGAATCGGCGGTCGAGAAATGGCGAGACATAGGGACACTCCTGACGATCGGAAGAGTCCGGCCGGCAAGTGAATTCGAGATTCAGCGGCGAGCAGACCGGATGCGGACGTGCGGAAGACGGCTACCGACAGCCATATTCATCAACCTCCACCCGACCTGGTCCTCGCGTATCTCGCGCCAGGGCAACCGTAGCGCCCACACTTGGTTCGCGGCAACGTGCACAACTACCGGCAACACCAGCGGGGGTGACGCCTCGGCGCTCCAAGCACCCCCGCGCCTCAGTGCTCAGCGAACTCAGTGCTCAGCGAACTCAGTGACTCAGCGCTTCAGTGGCTCCGCGGCGGCGACGGCAGCGGCCAGTGTCCGGAAAGCGGCCTCGTTGCCCGCGCCGGTGACGAGCACGCGCGACCGACCGAGATCGGCGATCCACGCCGATTCTTCACCGGGCTCGGCGTAGACGACCCACTTCTGGTCGCCGACCTGTTCGGCGCCGCTGGCGTAGCGCGAGCCCAGCACGAAACGGGACAGCGACTCCTCGGTCGCACTGCTCTGGCTCATGCGCATATAGGTGCCCTGCGGGGTGAGGTACCCCACCGTGCTGACCGGTCCGCCGCCGTTGCTCGTGATGGTGTCGCGGCTGCCGGAGTTGGGCGTCCAGCCCGCGGGCAGGCTCGGATTCCGGATCGGGAAGGGCAGGGTGCGGGCGTCCGCGGTCAGCGCGGCGGTGACGTCGAAGTGCGGGATCTGCCCTTGCGTCGGGCCCTTGGCCGCGAAACTGCACTGGCTTGCCAACCCGGCGAAAACCACGGCGATCAGCACCAACGGGAGCAGCGACCAGAGCAGATCCCGGTAGTCGTTGAGAATGCGCGGCTTTTGGTACGACACGCTCCCAGTATCCACGCACCATCTGGCAGGCTCGACCACAGGTGGCCCTGGGCCGGTACGGGTGTACCTGATCGGGAACGTCCATGCTTCTGAGACAATCACTCCTAGCAACGACCGTAGGAGGCACACCGTAATGACGGCATCTTCGCCCGCACCCAGCCGCCGCGAGGCGCCGGACCGCAACCTCGCGCTCGAACTGGTCCGGGTCACCGAGGCCGGTGCGATGGCCGCGGGTCGCTGGGTCGGCCGTGGTGACAAGGAGGGTGGCGACGGCGCGGCCGTCGACGCCATGCGGCAGCTGGTCAGCTCCGTTTCCATGCGCGGCGTGGTGGTCATCGGCGAGGGCGAGAAGGACGAAGCGCCGATGCTGTACAACGGTGAGCTGGTCGGCGACGGCACCGGTCCCGAGGTGGACTTCGCGGTCGACCCGGTCGACGGCACCACGCTGATGTCGAAGGGCTCGCCGGGCGCCATCGCTGTGCTCGCGGTCGCCGATCGCGGCGCGATGTTCGATCCGTCCGCGGTGTTCTACATGCGCAAGATCGCGGTCGGCCCCGACGCCGCCCACGTGATCGATATCTCCGCACCGATCGGCGAGAACATCCGCAGGGTCGCGAAGGCCAAGGGCCTCCTGAAGTCCGACCTGACCGTGTGCATCCTGGACCGGCCTCGGCACGCCGAGCTGATCCAGGAAGTCCGCGACGCGGGCGCCCGTATCCGGCTGATCTCCGACGGCGACGTCGCGGGCGCCATTGCCGCCGCGCGACCCGACTCCGGAACCGACATCCTGGTCGGCATCGGCGGCACCCCCGAGGGCATCATCGCCGCCGCCGCCATGCGCTGTATGGGCGGTGAACTACAGGGCATGCTCGCGCCCACCGACGACGCCGAGCGGCAGAAGGCGCTCGACGCCGGACACGATCTGGACCGGGTACTGACCACCGAGGATCTGGTGGCAGGCGACAACGTCTTCTTCTGCGCCACCGGCGTCACCGACGGCGACCTGTTGCGCGGCGTCCGCTACTACGGCGGCGGCGCATCCACCCAGTCGATCGTCATGCGCTCCAAGTCGGGCACCGTCCGCATGATCGACGCGTACCACCGCCTCACCAAGCTGCGCGAATACTCCTCGGTCGACTTCATCGGCGACGAGGACGCAATCCCCCCGCTACCGTGACGGGCCGCTGACTTCGATCACCCCTGGACCGCCGACCACTCCCCGATGTGGTCGGCGGTCCAGTCGCATTCGCCCTGCGCACACGGCCGACCCGAAATCGCCGCATAACCACCACCCACCCTCGCGGCACGATGACATCTTCCGAGCGCAACAAGACCCAGCACCAGCGTTCCCGGCGCATCCCACCCCTCACAAACGACGCGCATCGACCAAAGTCGCAAACTCAGCTACAACGCCCCCACTCGGCACGACGACACCTTTCCGAGCGCAACAAGACCCAGCACCAGCGTTCCCGGCGCATCCCACCCCTCACAAACGACGCGCATCGACCAAAGTCGCAAACTCAGCTACAACGCCCCCCACTCGGCACGACGACACCTTTCCGAGCGCAGCAAGTCCCAGCACCAGCGTTCGCGGCCCGTCCCACCTCCAGAACAACCAACGCGTATCGACCAAGGTCGCAAGCCCAGCTACCAAACGCCCCCACTCGGCACGATGATGTCTTCCGAGCGAAGCGAGACCGAGCCCTAGAGTTCGCGGCCCGTCTCGCTTCCGAGCCGTCGAAGCGCATGCGACGAAGTCGCGAGTCTCGACGGCTCGGAAGCGAGACCAAGGGGGCCGCGAACACGCAGCGCCGCAGGCGCTGCCAAAAGACACAGCGAACACGCAGCGCCGCAGGCGCTGCAAAGACAACACAGCTAGGGTCGATTTTATGACGACCGAGGAGACGCAGTACCGCATCGAACACGACACCATGGGCGAGGTCCGAGTACCCGTGCACGCGTTGTGGCGGGCGCAGACCCAACGGGCCGTGGAGAACTTTCCGATCAGCGGACGCGGCCTGGAGCGTGCGCAGATTCGCGCGCTCGGCCTGTTGAAGGCAGCGTGCGCCGAGGTGAACCGCGATCTGGGTCTGCTCGATGCCACCAAGGCCGACGCGATCATCGCCGCGGCCGTGGAGATCGCCGAGGGCAAGCATGACGACCAGTTCCCGATCGATGTCTTCCAGACCGGTTCCGGCACCAGCTCGAATATGAACGCCAATGAGGTGATCGCCTCGATCGCCAAGGCCAACGGCGTCATCGTGCACCCCAACGACGACGTGAACATGTCCCAGTCGTCCAACGACACCTTCCCCACCGCAACGCATCTGGCCGCCACCGAGGGCGCCATCAAAGATCTGATTCCGGCGCTGGATCATTTGCGGCTTGCGCTGCTGGACAAGTCGACCGAATGGCGCACGGTGGTGAAGTCCGGGCGCACCCATCTGATGGACGCGGTACCGGTCACCCTCGGCCAGGAATTCGGCGGCTACACCCGCCAGGTCGCGGCGGGTATCGAGCGCATCATGGCGGTGCTGCCGCGCTTGGGTGAGCTGCCCATCGGCGGCACCGCGGTCGGCACCGGCCTGAATGCACCGGACGGTTTCGGCACGAAAGTCGTTGCGGAACTGGTGCGCTCGACCGGCCTCGATGCACTGTCGGAGGCCGAGGATCACTTCGAGGCGCAGGCCGCGCGCGATGGCCTTGTCGAGGCTTCCGGCGCGCTGCGCACTGTCGCGGTCAGTCTCACCAAGATCGCCAACGATATCCGCTGGATGGGTTCCGGCCCGCTCACCGGCCTCGGTGAACTGCAGCTGCCCGATCTGCAGCCCGGCAGCTCGATCATGCCGGGCAAGGTGAATCCGGTACTGCCCGAGGCGGTTACGCAGGTCGCCGCGCAGGTGATCGGCAACGACGCGACCGTCGCGTTCTCCGGCGCGAGCGGTGCGTTCGAACTGAACGTCTACATCCCGGTGATGGCACGCAATCTGCTGGAGTCGATCCGCTTGCTCGCCAATGTCTCCCGGCTGTTCGCCGACAAGTGCATCCGTGGCCTGGTCGCGAACGAGGACCACCTGCGCACCCTGGCCGAATCGTCCCCGTCCATCGTGACGCCGCTGAATTCGGCGATCGGCTACGAAGAGGCGGCTGCCGTCGCGAAAGAGGCGCTGAAACAGCGTAAGACGATTCGGCAGACGGTCATCGACCGTGGCCTCATCGACGAAAAGCTGACAGAGCAAGAACTCGACCGCCGACTCGACGTGTTGTCGATGGCGAAGGTGAAGGACGGACAGCAAGCGTCCGCCAGCGAATAGCCCCTCAGCGCCACAAAAAACCGGCCGGTGCACGTGTCCGTGCACCGGCCGGCGGCAATTCATTCGCGTTATCCGCGACAGCCCGAATCAGGCAAGCGACTCGGCACGCAGATGCGCGAGCTCGGCACGAGCCTTTTCGCCTTCGTCACCGAGATCGGTCCGTTCGAACACGTTCCACCGGGCCAGCAGCGGAGCGAAAACCAGCTCGCCCTCCTTGGCCCGGTCGTAGATGCCCGCGTCGGCCAGCAGGTCGTCGCTGCTGCGCCCGTCTGGCAGCGTCACCGTCGGCACGTGGAAGCTCGCCACACTGTCAGCGATGGCACGCATCGTCTGATCGGGCGCGATGTCGAAGGCGGCAGCGATCAGGTTGGCGAAAAGGACAGACTGCAACTCGTCGTCGGCCGCAATGCGCTCGGCCATGAGGGTGACCATCTTGTTCTCGCGGAGGGCCGCGGTGTTGCGATGCCGGATCGCGGCGGCCGATTCCTCGAACGCGCAGGTGGCAAGCACGTCGAGCAGGTGCAGCGCAGGACGGCGGAAGCCCTTGGTCATGTGGTCCATCCGCAACCGCTCCAACTCGATCGGATCGACCGAGCGGGTGACCATGAGGTAGTTGCGGATCATGATCTCGTGGCGGTTTTCCTCGGCCGTCCACCGGCCGACCCAGCGCCACCACGAACCGGTGCGCAGGTACTTGCCGATCTCACGGTGGTACGAGGGCAGGTTATCGGCGATCAGCACGCTGACGGTCAACGCCAGCTTGGCGGTCTCGCTGAGCTCTGATTGCTCCGGCTCCCAATCGATGCCGCCCAGGAAGCCGAAGTTCCGGCCATCGTCCCACGGCACGTAGTCGTGCGGCTGCCAGCCGTCTGCGGCTTCGATATGACGACGCAGATTCAGTTCCACCTCGTCCGCAAGCGCTTGCAGAAGCTCGCGGTCGGTCAAGAGATTTTGCACTCACACAACCTAGCTGCTGGGCCCGCGGTGCGGGCATCGACAGATGAGAAACAGGGGATGGAGACCGGCGTCCGGCAACGTGCGCGCACGGCCCCGGACGCCGCGGCCGATCAGGCCTTGGGCGTGACTGTAGTCTTGCCGTCCACCCACGTGATCGTGCCCCCGCTGAAATCGCTCTCCTTGCCGCCCTCGATGTCCTGCTCGTCGCTGGTCGGGTAGCCGAGCTTGCCGTTGGCGCCGCCGTTGTCTTCCCACGCCTTGCGAATCTCGCCCCACACGATGTGCGAGCCGGTGTCCTTGCTCCAGAAGATGGTGCCGCCGGTGAAGTCCTGGTACTTACCATCGTTGGGCGCAGTCTCCAGCGCCTCCAGCGGGGCACCGAGCGGACCGGTCGGACCACCTGTCGCGGTGTACTTTTCGAGGATCTCACCGGCAACGGCGATGTCGCCACCCTGCGTAGCGATCTTGGTTTCATCCGCGGCGCCCGCAGTGTGCTCCTCCATGTGCTCCATGGGCATCGAGGTGGTCGTCTCCGAAGCGGGCTTCGAGTCTTTGTCGTCATCCTTGCTGCAGCCCGCGGCAAGCAGCAATGCGCCTGCCGCGAGCACCGCGGTGAGTCCAGCCGTTCGTCGAGCGAAGTGGTGCATTTCCATCCTCTCGAAAGTGGCTACCGGCGACACCGCGGACGCGGTGACGTCGGCCGTAGCCTAGGCCGCTGCCCGGCAACGACCCGGCGAATCGATGACCGACTCGCCGGGTCGTTGCTGAACACGTATCGCGGCGGATACTACCCATTCGATTGTGAGGTGAAACACACCCTGAATAGTTGCTGGCTACTCAGGCGCCGCACGGGGTTTGCCGGGCTATGCGCTCGGGCCGTACTCCTCCAGCATCTCGGTCACCAGCGCGGCGATCGGCGACCGCTCGCTACG includes these proteins:
- a CDS encoding 4-hydroxy-3-methylbut-2-enyl diphosphate reductase, encoding MSSAISLNLGIARSAGSGSADADGGKRVLLAEPRGYCAGVDRAVETVEKSLEKHGAPIYVRKEIVHNRHVVETLREQGVVFVDETDEVPEGAVVVFSAHGVSPAVHESAAARNLHTIDATCPLVTKVHQEAKRFARDDYDILLIGHEGHEEVEGTAGEAPDHVQLVDGPDSVDRVTVRDESKVIWLSQTTLSVDETMETVKRLRERFPSLQDPPSDDICYATQNRQVAVKAMAPECDLVIVVGSRNSSNSVRLVEVALGAGAKASYLVDYAREVDPAWLEGVRTVGITSGASVPEILVRGVLDMLAEHGFADVQPVTTANETLVFALPRELRTTRN
- a CDS encoding lipid droplet-associated protein → MFRPPFLARVAAGAAVYAIEETRRLPTAAMNLPITAISQMLQTTMHIQQFVTSLALKGDAVFEQFTNSPVEQPEWATFDEDEAPEQTLGSDTPATARSSRFDLYTAEEPTEYRSNGHSSAVQTLIEPETAEQETAAPDTDEPEPEITEPEVATRYDYANMTLAQLRARLRMLTVEDLSALLDYEQQTRARAPFITMLTNRIATVRAQ
- the xseA gene encoding exodeoxyribonuclease VII large subunit: MSSGQPARPADSAKAAPANSAEQPWPVRSVAIKVAQWIDRLGSIWVEGQITQINLRPGTRTAFLVLRDPSADMSLSVTCDPDLIRKSPVPLQEGSRVVVYGKLSFFTGRGTVSLRVIEIRPVGIGELLARIERLKALLGAEGLFDPRLKRPIPFLPKTVGLITGRASAAERDVLTVARNRWPAVHFEIRNTAVQGPTAVPQMLEALAELDRDPAVEVIVLARGGGSVEDLLAFSDEALCRAIVAATTPIVSAIGHEPDNPLSDLVADLRAATPTDAAKRIVPDAAAELAGVRDMRARSAAALRGWVDRETRALVQLRSRPVLADPLRELERRYEEVERLRTATRRTAEHLIRTEATATRHLREKLTAVGPAATLARGYAVVQRVNGKERHVVRSIDDAPAGSQLRIRVADGAVTAAALGTQQLGTRTVVAEPTENTEAGRK
- a CDS encoding exodeoxyribonuclease VII small subunit; translation: MTVADSGKDADTELAEIATFGYERARDELVNVVKMLEQGGMDLDDSLALWERGEALANRCEEHLAGARKRVEDALSRSEAESE
- a CDS encoding VOC family protein, with product MTIRRATPDIRTDDMESSREFYKLLGFEEAMDLGWVVTMASPSNPTAQVLLVGPEAEQLQPDMSVEVDEVDAVHDDMVAAGADIVYALRDEPWGVRRFFVRDPSGTIVNVVNHR
- a CDS encoding GNAT family N-acetyltransferase yields the protein MSRHFSTADSDLITDRLMLRSWTADEVAAVLDGRRLAHWAEDFPAEGDRVIVSLVAEHPGWLTEYGHRQIIECETGLVVGSLGLFWPPVDGALEIGYGVVGSRQGRGYATESTSALAEFALTTTEVHTVYANVELSNPASIRVLEKAGFQHWATADDKARFRIIAAD
- a CDS encoding DUF4245 domain-containing protein; this translates as MSYQKPRILNDYRDLLWSLLPLVLIAVVFAGLASQCSFAAKGPTQGQIPHFDVTAALTADARTLPFPIRNPSLPAGWTPNSGSRDTITSNGGGPVSTVGYLTPQGTYMRMSQSSATEESLSRFVLGSRYASGAEQVGDQKWVVYAEPGEESAWIADLGRSRVLVTGAGNEAAFRTLAAAVAAAEPLKR
- the glpX gene encoding class II fructose-bisphosphatase; translated protein: MTASSPAPSRREAPDRNLALELVRVTEAGAMAAGRWVGRGDKEGGDGAAVDAMRQLVSSVSMRGVVVIGEGEKDEAPMLYNGELVGDGTGPEVDFAVDPVDGTTLMSKGSPGAIAVLAVADRGAMFDPSAVFYMRKIAVGPDAAHVIDISAPIGENIRRVAKAKGLLKSDLTVCILDRPRHAELIQEVRDAGARIRLISDGDVAGAIAAARPDSGTDILVGIGGTPEGIIAAAAMRCMGGELQGMLAPTDDAERQKALDAGHDLDRVLTTEDLVAGDNVFFCATGVTDGDLLRGVRYYGGGASTQSIVMRSKSGTVRMIDAYHRLTKLREYSSVDFIGDEDAIPPLP
- a CDS encoding class II fumarate hydratase codes for the protein MTTEETQYRIEHDTMGEVRVPVHALWRAQTQRAVENFPISGRGLERAQIRALGLLKAACAEVNRDLGLLDATKADAIIAAAVEIAEGKHDDQFPIDVFQTGSGTSSNMNANEVIASIAKANGVIVHPNDDVNMSQSSNDTFPTATHLAATEGAIKDLIPALDHLRLALLDKSTEWRTVVKSGRTHLMDAVPVTLGQEFGGYTRQVAAGIERIMAVLPRLGELPIGGTAVGTGLNAPDGFGTKVVAELVRSTGLDALSEAEDHFEAQAARDGLVEASGALRTVAVSLTKIANDIRWMGSGPLTGLGELQLPDLQPGSSIMPGKVNPVLPEAVTQVAAQVIGNDATVAFSGASGAFELNVYIPVMARNLLESIRLLANVSRLFADKCIRGLVANEDHLRTLAESSPSIVTPLNSAIGYEEAAAVAKEALKQRKTIRQTVIDRGLIDEKLTEQELDRRLDVLSMAKVKDGQQASASE
- a CDS encoding acyl-ACP desaturase, coding for MQNLLTDRELLQALADEVELNLRRHIEAADGWQPHDYVPWDDGRNFGFLGGIDWEPEQSELSETAKLALTVSVLIADNLPSYHREIGKYLRTGSWWRWVGRWTAEENRHEIMIRNYLMVTRSVDPIELERLRMDHMTKGFRRPALHLLDVLATCAFEESAAAIRHRNTAALRENKMVTLMAERIAADDELQSVLFANLIAAAFDIAPDQTMRAIADSVASFHVPTVTLPDGRSSDDLLADAGIYDRAKEGELVFAPLLARWNVFERTDLGDEGEKARAELAHLRAESLA
- a CDS encoding LGFP repeat-containing protein, translated to MHHFARRTAGLTAVLAAGALLLAAGCSKDDDKDSKPASETTTSMPMEHMEEHTAGAADETKIATQGGDIAVAGEILEKYTATGGPTGPLGAPLEALETAPNDGKYQDFTGGTIFWSKDTGSHIVWGEIRKAWEDNGGANGKLGYPTSDEQDIEGGKESDFSGGTITWVDGKTTVTPKA